In Monomorium pharaonis isolate MP-MQ-018 chromosome 3, ASM1337386v2, whole genome shotgun sequence, a genomic segment contains:
- the LOC105840289 gene encoding histone H1A, sperm, translated as MEDKSASNATATENAAAQPAKKTAKSKAAKAQRPKSTHPPTSEMVTSAIKELKDRKGSSVQAIKKYIASTYKIDGEKFAPFIKRYLKAAVTSGAVVQTKGKGASGSFKLSTTKPVPKSSGKVKRAAPKSSSETKKTAEKKVTKKAPATKKAAETKKTTAEKKSAPKKTAKTAAAKKGEAAAKQKAAAQSKNLSKTKKATKAPAAKTKTPKPKTTKAAAAKTAKARK; from the coding sequence ATGGAGGATAAGAGCGCATCTAATGCTACGGCTACGGAAAACGCAGCCGCGCAGCCTGCGAAGAAGACTGCGAAGTCTAAAGCGGCGAAGGCACAGCGACCCAAGTCGACGCATCCGCCGACTTCGGAGATGGTCACCTCGGCCATCAAGGAGCTGAAGGATCGCAAGGGTTCGTCCGTGCAGGCTATCAAGAAGTACATCGCCTCGACTTACAAGATCGACGGCGAGAAATTTGCTCCCTTTATCAAGAGATACCTGAAGGCAGCGGTCACGTCCGGTGCGGTGGTGCAGACCAAGGGAAAGGGTGCGTCGGGTTCATTCAAGCTCTCGACTACCAAGCCTGTTCCGAAGAGTAGTGGTAAGGTAAAGCGCGCCGCGCCGAAATCAAGCTCGGAAACCAAGAAGACTGCCGAGAAGAAGGTTACCAAGAAGGCACCTGCAACGAAAAAAGCTGCCGAAACGAAGAAGACAACGGCTGAGAAGAAGTCGGCTCCAAAGAAAACCGCCAAAACTGCTGCGGCCAAGAAGGGCGAAGCTGCTGCGAAACAGAAGGCTGCTGCGCAAAGCAAGAATCTCTCCAAGACTAAGAAGGCTACCAAGGCCCCGGCTGCGAAAACTAAAACACCCAAACCAAAAACGACAAAGGCAGCAGCTGCCAAGACTGCGAAAGCAAGAAAATAA
- the LOC114255472 gene encoding histone H3, translated as MARTKQTARKSTGGKAPRKQLATKAARKSAPATGGVKKPHRYRPGTVALREIRRYQKSTELLIRKLPFQRLVREIAQDFKTDLRFQSSAVMALQEASEAYLVGLFEDTNLCAIHAKRVTIMPKDIQLARRIRGERA; from the coding sequence ATGGCTCGTACGAAGCAGACTGCTCGCAAATCTACCGGAGGTAAAGCTCCCCGAAAACAACTGGCGACGAAAGCGGCTCGTAAGAGTGCACCTGCCACAGGTGGAGTGAAGAAGCCTCATCGTTACAGACCAGGAACAGTAGCTCTTCGTGAAATTCGTCGTTATCAGAAGAGTACCGAATTGCTGATTCGCAAACTGCCGTTCCAACGTCTTGTTCGTGAAATTGCTCAAGATTTTAAGACTGACCTTCGTTTCCAAAGCTCTGCTGTTATGGCATTGCAGGAGGCTAGCGAAGCATATCTTGTTGGTCTATTTGAAGATACTAATCTCTGCGCTATTCATGCCAAGCGAGTCACTATCATGCCTAAGGATATTCAACTGGCACGTCGTATTCGTGGAGAACGagcttaa